Proteins encoded in a region of the Triticum dicoccoides isolate Atlit2015 ecotype Zavitan chromosome 3A, WEW_v2.0, whole genome shotgun sequence genome:
- the LOC119267216 gene encoding transcription factor RAX1-like: MGRAPCCDRAAVKRGPWSPEEDDALRDYMQLHGNTGSWITLPNKAGLKRCGKSCRLRWLNYLRPDIRHGGFTDEEDTIIYSLYSQLGSKWSLIASQLERRTDNDVKNHWNTKLKKRLAAAAAAFSTCRSPSFMPLPAPAPAHAHPSPLLPLPVPTVKAETYTYDDFLAPTAGLQDPFAAEGSSSASAALQDPFAAEGSSSASAALPDTLAGEGSTSASAASSGSNWSAVDNAGGFFVDFCAAGADLAAADQFLGGFYYPLDPTLSLV; the protein is encoded by the exons ATGGGGAGGGCGCCGTGCTGCGACAGGGCGGCGGTGAAGCGGGGCccgtggtcgccggaggaggacgaCGCGCTGCGCGACTACATGCAGCTCCACGGCAACACCGGCAGCTGGATCACCCTCCCCAACAAAGCCG GGCTcaagaggtgcggcaagagctgcaGGCTGCGGTGGCTCAACTACCTCCGCCCCGACATCCGCCACGGCGGCTTCACCGACGAGGAGGACACCATCATCTACTCCCTCTACAGCCAGCTCGGCAGCAA GTGGTCGCTGATCGCGTCGCAGCTGGAGAGGAGGACGGACAACGACGTCAAGAACCACTGGAAcaccaagctcaagaagcgcctcgccgccgccgccgccgccttctccacctGCCGCTCCCCGTCCTTCATGCCGCTGCCGGCGCCGGCCCCAGCTCACGCGCACCCGTCGCCGCTGCTCCCGCTCCCCGTGCCGACCGTGAAGGCCGAGACGTACACCTACGACGACTTCCTGGCGCCGACCGCCGGGCTGCAGGACCCGTTCGCCGCCGAGGGCTCGTCTTCGGCCTCCGCCGCGCTGCAGGACCCGTTCGCCGCGGAGGGCTCGTCCTCGGCCTCCGCCGCGCTCCCGGACACGCTCGCCGGCGAGGGCTCGACGTCGGCCTCCGCCGCGTCGTCGGGGTCCAACTGGTCGGCGGTCGACAACGCCGGCGGGTTCTTCGTGGACTTCTGCGCGGCCGGCGCCGACCTCGCCGCCGCGGACCAGTTCCTCGGCGGCTTCTACTACCCTCTCGACCCGACCCTGTCACTAGTGTAG